The Vespula vulgaris chromosome 4, iyVesVulg1.1, whole genome shotgun sequence genome has a segment encoding these proteins:
- the LOC127063490 gene encoding uncharacterized protein LOC127063490: MTATMLSRNWGWGLFVLVFLVLATPSPAAIRRADRGHCNKTVDIYEDVSSPAVTAANMGKPLYCWYRFRAFRGTPRDWILRVRFKKFKVGVLENATTCSGGYLQIIDGNTKTEVSNRKDPGVYCGESEQPQTFISETSFVRVIFHAENFTDQTYFSFDSRAEQQLDVYLRYGQHPELYPNRRGEIVPGSYCERVFKDCRLQTCYVQSPAFPGIYPRALHCKYKLNTRLPFIKLYIENEEFNIDGQRCENIMTCPMRPISSGSEHCPYDYIRVFDGKDENSPVIGTFCGMGKFPYSIIGTSEDLYVEFVSSPAGPLLNTGFHFNVGNWPGHVETAGVKNGSCDWLLNSESLVSGNEGIFLSVAHWYPPHTSCTYLLRGRPGEIARLYFPSFRVNRIESPIKPYDGDCGESLTLYDADWPDDARIIKTFCDTFSKPMEKHDFVSTSNALFVRFESKTGSYSGSSLYYWAHYDFFNATRFGEPVPGTECDEKFTSWRARVGRLRSPLNTLIYKRPGNPPMDLSCTYTFLTDKRLFARVILTIESVSFKERSTGHCGHCWDSRVDRLVIREPGPDGVKGTCICRRDEEDSVPISPIRVVSRGERLDLKFLIDGVRAAANYFKQPSPIFEANYEFAHSPLCGPAILPAITDGEIEFPHYEALGYVAPPRSIKCIWELRVNHERDLWLHFDKIKFASRSCEDGKLEIFLPGSIDPFLGICGENVSYVREMPVISASQILPTDRDDTEYSNIVIQFTGTMAPARAAFKIVWTELYHLPRDSSGGLHTQKLDEECGFRCPGDAGCIPMRLVCNGVVNCPSTSSTIVVPYNNNSRPEPDDESLESCAGPLGSNGGSVVGPAGWAGAGLGAGLAILLAVTCLIVVCRICKRRSRSRDIHVPY, from the exons ATGACAGCAACGATGCTTTCGAGGAATTGGGGCTGGGGGTTGTtcgttcttgtttttctcgttcttgCCACCCCCAGTCCCGCTGCCATTCGCAGAG cGGACCGTGGTCACTGCAACAAGACCGTGGACATCTACGAGGATGTTTCTAGTCCTGCAGTGACCGCTGCCAACATGGGAAAACCACTTTACTGCTGGTATCGTTTTCGTGCTTTTCGTGGAACACCAAGAGATTGGATTCTTCGTGTACGTTTCAAGAAATTCAAAGTGGGCGTATTGGAGAATGCGACTACTTGTTCGGGTGGTTACCTGCAG ATCATAGACGGCAACACGAAAACCGAGGTGAGCAATCGCAAGGACCCCGGTGTCTATTGTGGCGAATCCGAGCAACCGCAAACGTTCATTTCCGAGACGAGCTTCGTACGAGTGATCTTCCACGCGGAGAACTTCACGGACCAAACTTACTTCAGTTTCGACTCGCGGGCAGAGCAGCAGCTCGACGTTTACCTGAGGTACGGCCAGCATCCAGAACTTTATCCAAACAGAAGGGGCGAGATCGTGCCTGGGAGTTACTGCGAGAGGGTTTTTAAGGACTGCAGATTGCAAACGTGCTACGTACAGAGCCCGGCCTTTCCGGGTATTTATCCGCGAGCTTTGCACTGTAAATACAAGCTAAACACACGGTTGCCATTCATAAAGCTCTATATAGAGAATGAAGAGTTCAATATCGACGGACAACGATGCGAGAATATAATGACTTGCCCGATGAGACCGATAAGCTCCGGCTCGGAGCATTGTCCGTACGATTATATACGTGTCTTCGATGGGAAGGATGAAAATAGTCCTGTAATCGGTACATTCTGCGGTATGGGTAAATTCCCCTACAGTATAATCGGCACCAGCGAGGATCTCTATGTCGAATTTGTTTCCTCGCCAGCCGGACCGCTCTTGAACACGGGTTTTCACTTTAACGTTGGCAACTGGCCTGGTCACGTCGAAACGGCAGGCGTAAAAAACGGTAGCTGCGACTGGCTACTCAACAGCGAGTCCCTCGTAAGCGGTAACGAGGGTATCTTCCTGTCCGTCGCGCACTGGTACCCACCCCATACGAGCTGTACCTATTTGCTGAGGGGTCGCCCTGGTGAAATAGCCAGGCTTTATTTCCCCAGTTTCCGTGTCAATCGAATCGAGTCGCCCATCAAGCCTTACGACGGTGACTGCGGCGAGAGTCTTACTCTATACGATGCGGATTGGCCGGACGATGCTAGAATAATCAAGACCTTCTGCGATACCTTCAGCAAGCCCATGGAAAAGCACGATTTTGTTTCCACTTCGAACGCTCTATTCGTTAGATTCGAAAGTAAAACCGGCAGTTACTCGGGGAGTTCCCTTTACTATTGGGCACATTATGATTTTTTCAATGCCACGAGATTCGGCGAGCCTGTGCCTGGCACAGAATGCGACGAAAAGTTTACTTCGTGGAGAGCTCGTGTTGGACGTTTGAGATCACCCCTGAACACGTTGATTTATAAACGACCTGGGAACCCACCGATGGATCTCTCATGTACCTATACGTTCCTCACAGACAAGAGACTTTTCGCTAGAGTGATATTAACCATAGAGTCGGTGTCTTTCAAGGAACGTTCTACCGGTCACTGTGGTCATTGCTGGGACAGTCGAGTCGATAGATTGGTTATACGAGAACCTGGACCAGACGGCGTTAAGGGTACTTGTATATGTCGTCGTGACGAGGAAGATAGTGTACCGATATCACCGATCAGAGTAGTATCCCGTGGCGAGAGACTCGATCTAAAGTTTCTAATAGACGGTGTTCGGGCAGCCGCGAATTACTTCAAACAACCTTCGCCGATTTTCGAGGCCAATTACGAATTCGCTCACAGTCCACTCTGTGGGCCTGCGATATTGCCTGCTATCACGGACGGTGAAATCGAATTTCCTCATTACGAGGCACTAGGCTACGTTGCTCCACCGAGATCGATCAAATGTATTTGGGAATTAAGAGTCAATCACGAACGAGACTTGTGGCTACACTtcgataagataaaatttgCTTCTCGTTCCTGCGAAGACGGTAAGCTAGAAATCTTTCTTcctggatcgatcgatccctTCCTCGGTATTTGCGGAGAGAATGTCAGCTATGTCAGAGAAATGCCCGTCATCTCGGCTAGTCAAATTCTACCAACCGATCGTGACGACACGGAATATTCGAACATAGTAATACAATTTACTGGAACTATGGCACCAGCTAGAGCCGCCTTTAAAATCGTCTGGACCGAACTCTATCATTTACCAAGGGATAGTTCCGGCGGACTACACACGCAAAAACTCGACGAGGAATGCGGCTTCCGTTGTCCCGGTGACGCTGGTTGCATACCTATGAGATTGGTATGTAACGGCGTTGTCAATTGTCCTAGTACCAGCTCGACTATCGTCGTTCCGTACAATAACAACAGTCGTCCTGAGCCTGACGACGAGTCTCTCGAAAGCTGTGCTGGACCTCTTGGATCGAACGGTGGAAGTGTCGTTGGTCCTGCTGGTTGGGCTGGTGCCGGACTCGGTGCTGGTTTGGCCATATTACTTGCAGTTACTTGCCTCATCGTGGTGTGTCGCATTTGTAAACGTCGCTCTCGTTCTAGAGACATTCACGTACCGTACTAG